From Mycobacterium colombiense CECT 3035:
TTGTCGGCGATCAACTTGCCCATGGCATTCAACGCATTACGACGCTGATCGGCGGGCATCGCCCGCCATCCGGGCAGCGCCGCGCGCGCCGCCGCCACCGCCTGATCGATTTCGGTCGTCCCGGCGAGTGGCACCTGGGCCGTCGGCTGACCGGTGGCGGCATAGACGTGCTGGAACGTGCCACCGCTGGCGTCGGTGATTGTGCGATCACCTATGAGCAGCGCAGGCTCTGGCAATTCGTCGATCGGAGCCGGAGTCACAGCCGTCATTCGGCTACCTCCGCATGCTGGTTCGCCTCGGGGCTGAGCACCGGCTTCTTGAGAGGTTTCGTCGGTTGCCAATCGCGGGCTTGCGCCGTGCGGTCCCAAGTGGCCGGCCCAACGCCTTTCTCACGAAGCACGAACTTCTGGATTTTGTTCGTGGGCGTCATCGGTAGCTCGTCGACGATCTCGACGTAGCGGGGGACGAAGAAGTATGGCGCTTTGTCGTCCATGAACTTGCAGAAATCCAACGGATCTACCTTGGCACCGGGTTCCCGAAGCAGCACCACCATGAGCTCTTCTTCGTGTTCGAGCTCGGGCGCCGTCACACCGACAGCGGCGGCGTTCGCCACACCTGGAAATTGCCGAGCGATGTGCTCGACTTCGAAGGTGGACGTGTTGCGACCCTTGTGACGCAGCGAATCCTTCTTACGATCGGCAAAGAAGATCTCGCCGTCCGCGTCGCGCCTTCCCAGATCGCCACTGTGGTGCCACATGTTCCGGAACGTCTTCAGTGTCTCTTCGGGCTGACCGAGATAGCCGGTGAACACCGTGTAGGGCACCCGCGGCCGTACACAGATCTCGCCCACCTCGTCGACGCCGACCTCCTCGTCGTTATCATCGAGTAGTCGTGTCTCCACGAGGTCGTCATCGACCGTGTATCCCGACGAGCCCACTTTGAGGTCGCGATCGGATGTGTAGAAGGTGGCACCCATGACTTCGCTTTGCCCGAAACCGCTTCCGACGCGCTCGATTCCGAAGCGCTCCATGAAGGGCCTCAGTATCTGCGGCACGACCGGGTTCATCACCAGGGTGCGCAGCGGATTGTCGGCGTCGTCGTCGCGCGGCGGCTGGCCGAACAAGTACACGTGCATAGCGCCCAGGGTCATCGTGTGGTTGGCATTGAAATGCCGGATGCGATCCCAGAATTCGGTGACCGAGAACCGCTTGTCGATGGTCGCGCGATTACCCGTGATCAAAGCCGGATAGACGCACATGAGCCAGGCACCCGAGTTGTACATAGGCATGCAGTAGTAGAAAGTCTCACCGTCGCCGACACCGTTGCGGTACACGCGGTTGTGGCGCTGCGGCCACAACGTCCACACCGCGTGCGGCTGCATCACTCCTTTGGACCGTCCGGTGGTTCCAGAGGTCCACAGCACCGAACTCGTTTCGCCGTGGTGCAGCTTGATGTTCGATCGATGCTGCTTCAGCTCCGCGAAGCTTCCAAGTTCGGACAGGGCCGCGTGGTCGAAATCGCCCGAGCCCGCCCAGTCCCTACTGTCGCCGTTGACCACGATGTGCTCGAACGGCAGGTCGCCGCATCGGGCGACTTCGGGCAGAAGATGCTGGTCGACGACCAGAACACGCGAGCCGATCGCGGTAAGCAGCTCGCGCAGCCATTCCCCTCGGTACTCCGTGGACACCGGAGACCAGATCGCGCCGAGCCGGTTGATGCCGAATGTCGTGAGAGCAAGCGAGGCGGAGTTCTCCATGAAAACCGCGACGGTGTCACCCTTGCCGATCCCGAGGTCGGCGTAGCCGGAAGCGTGCCGATCAGCCATGTCATCCACGTAGCCGAAGCTGAGTTCACCGCTTTCGTCATCGACCAGGTAGGGCCGGTCGCCGATGGTTTCGGCCTGAAGGCGTAAAACGTCGACAGGGATGCGGTGGGTCACCGAGCCCAGCGGGTCGACATCTGCCATCTCATTCTCCTTGCTCGGGGTACCCCCCGCACAGACCGGTGCTGAGCGCCATCCGGATCTGAGTTCACTGATTGGTCTTGTGGTGGCGGTCACGTTAACGGTTAAATGATTTAGCGTCAAGCGAGTGACGCACGCTTAGGAGGAGTTGCCTGTCAATGCCTGATATCCGGTCGCGAAGGTCCAGCGAAGAGGTCCGTAAGCTCATCCTCGATGCTGCTCGAAATCTCTTCCACAGCAATGGTTTCGATGCGACAAGCACTCGGGAGATCAGCGCCGAGGCCGGCGTGTCAGAGTCGATGCTGTTCCGGAACTTCGGTTCGAAGAAGGCGATCTTCGATGAAGCGGTCCTCATGCCGTTCATCGAGTTCGTGCAGCAATTCGTCACGGACTGGGCGAGCTCGGCGGAATCAGGAGCAGGCCCGCAGCACATCGCGCACCGCTACGTCAGCGGACTGTTCCAGCTGTGCAGGGACCACCTTGAGCTGATCACCCTGATCGGCGCCCGGCGCGAGGGATCGCCACAAGGACCGAACGCGCGTCTGCTCATCGCCGACCAGCTCGACGCGCTGGTGGGCCAAGTAAGCCGCTACAACGCACAGGCCGGCAACCAACCTGCAATGGACCCGCGCCTGTCGGTTCGGTTCGCCATAGCAATGACGGTCGGCGCAGCTCAGCTGGGTGAGGAGTTCTTCGGCATTGGCGATCGACTGGCCTCCGAGATCGCCGCATTCGTCGTGCGCGGCGCAGGCAGCCAGCCGCCGAAAGATTGACGAGACCACCAACGCCACGGAAGCAGCGATGACCGCATACCATCTCATGCAGCCCGGCCAACGGCATCTCCGGGGGTTGGCTTGCCCGTTGCGGCGGACACGTGCCGGTACGTACCGCCGCTGCTCTCGGTGATCTGGTCGGGCCCGATGATCAACGCGGGTCCGGTAGTTCGTCAAGGGACGAACGCGCAACTGTCGCAGCGGAATTCATGATCACGACTTCGATGATCCGCACATATGGTTAGCCGCGATCCATCCGAAAACGAAGGATGCGCCGATGCTGGCGCCCGCTCCCGGATAGGTGCGTCCCATGACCGAGGCGGTGCAGTTACCGGTGGCGTACAGCCCGGGAATCGGCTGCCCGTCGTCCCGCAGAACGCGCGCGTGCTCGTCGGTGACCAGACCGCCACAGGTTCCCACGTCTCCGGGATAGAGCGCCACCGCATAGAAGGGCGGCTTGTCGACCGGACCGACGCACGGGTTCGGCTGCACCCGCGGATCACCGTAATAGCGGTCGTATGCCCGCTCGCCCTTGTGGAAGTCTGGGTCCCGCCCGTGCGCGGCATGGGAATTGAACCGCTCAATGGTGTTCACCAGCCCCGTGGGATCGATCCCGCATCGGCGCGCCAGCTCATCGACCGAGTCCGCTTTGACCATGTAGCCCTCAGATACCCACTTCTTCGGCGTCATCCCACCCGGAGCCAGGCCCCACAAGTACCTTCGGCGATGACGGCTGTCCATCACCCACCAACTGGGGATTGCGGGCGCGGTGGCGTTGCGCTCATACATCGCCTGACCAACCTCCATGTATGACGCGGCCTCGTTGACATAGCGCCGACCGTCACCATCGACGAGGACACCGTGCGGCTTGGAACGCTCGTAGACCGCATAAAGCGGGGATCCGTCGGGCAGCACCGAAGTCGGTATCCACCACGCCTCATCCATCAAATCGGCTGCGGCGCCGTGACGGATTGCGTCCTCGATCACTTCACCGGTGTCGCCAGGGTTGGCAACCGTCCAGCGTGTGGACGACGGCTGGCGTCCGTATTTGCGGCGCATGGCCTCGTTGTGCGAGAAGCCGCCCGAGTTCAGCAGCACTCCCCGGCGGGCGCGAATGCTGATAGTTCGTCCACCCCGGCTCGCGGTCACCCCTCGTACTGCACCGTCGTCATCGACGACCAGCCCGACAACGGGTGTTGACGTCCAGACCCCGACGTGGGCACGCATGGCCGCCAACAGCATCCAGCCCTGTAGCGCCGCGCCGGACCCCCGCACCGACCTGCCACGCACGGCCGCGCTGACCAGACGCCCTGTCACCGTGGCGATTACCCCCAGCGAACGCGCCGTTCGGCCCCAAGCGCGACCGGCGCGACCTCGGCGGTGCGCATCGGGATCGCCGGCAGTGTCTCGCTGACGCGTAACAGCTCCTGCCACGGACCGAGCTGCGCCGTATCGAACAACTCGGTTTCGATCGAGCGTCCATTCTCCTTTCCGCCGGGCCGATCGTCGTAATAGTCGGCATACCCCTCACAATGCCGAAACGGAATGCCCTGCGCTTCCAGGAACGCGACCATCGGATCGATCGCGTCCAGGAATCCTTCGATGCGCTCCGGCGATGTCGACGGCCGGTCGCTGCCGACCACCTCCGCGAAATACCGCAGCGCGTCCTCTCGGCTGTCCTGCACCCCGGCACGGCGCGAAACCAGATTGTCTGGTAGCCACAGCACACCACCGGACATCGCGGTGGAACCACCGA
This genomic window contains:
- a CDS encoding FAD-binding protein; this encodes MTDSDSDFDVVTDCVIVGSGGGSMCAALAAAASGNHALILEKADVVGGSTAMSGGVLWLPDNLVSRRAGVQDSREDALRYFAEVVGSDRPSTSPERIEGFLDAIDPMVAFLEAQGIPFRHCEGYADYYDDRPGGKENGRSIETELFDTAQLGPWQELLRVSETLPAIPMRTAEVAPVALGAERRVRWG
- a CDS encoding TetR/AcrR family transcriptional regulator — its product is MPDIRSRRSSEEVRKLILDAARNLFHSNGFDATSTREISAEAGVSESMLFRNFGSKKAIFDEAVLMPFIEFVQQFVTDWASSAESGAGPQHIAHRYVSGLFQLCRDHLELITLIGARREGSPQGPNARLLIADQLDALVGQVSRYNAQAGNQPAMDPRLSVRFAIAMTVGAAQLGEEFFGIGDRLASEIAAFVVRGAGSQPPKD
- a CDS encoding FAD-binding protein is translated as MAGAVTRQRDTAGDPDAHRRGRAGRAWGRTARSLGVIATVTGRLVSAAVRGRSVRGSGAALQGWMLLAAMRAHVGVWTSTPVVGLVVDDDGAVRGVTASRGGRTISIRARRGVLLNSGGFSHNEAMRRKYGRQPSSTRWTVANPGDTGEVIEDAIRHGAAADLMDEAWWIPTSVLPDGSPLYAVYERSKPHGVLVDGDGRRYVNEAASYMEVGQAMYERNATAPAIPSWWVMDSRHRRRYLWGLAPGGMTPKKWVSEGYMVKADSVDELARRCGIDPTGLVNTIERFNSHAAHGRDPDFHKGERAYDRYYGDPRVQPNPCVGPVDKPPFYAVALYPGDVGTCGGLVTDEHARVLRDDGQPIPGLYATGNCTASVMGRTYPGAGASIGASFVFGWIAANHMCGSSKS
- a CDS encoding AMP-binding protein is translated as MADVDPLGSVTHRIPVDVLRLQAETIGDRPYLVDDESGELSFGYVDDMADRHASGYADLGIGKGDTVAVFMENSASLALTTFGINRLGAIWSPVSTEYRGEWLRELLTAIGSRVLVVDQHLLPEVARCGDLPFEHIVVNGDSRDWAGSGDFDHAALSELGSFAELKQHRSNIKLHHGETSSVLWTSGTTGRSKGVMQPHAVWTLWPQRHNRVYRNGVGDGETFYYCMPMYNSGAWLMCVYPALITGNRATIDKRFSVTEFWDRIRHFNANHTMTLGAMHVYLFGQPPRDDDADNPLRTLVMNPVVPQILRPFMERFGIERVGSGFGQSEVMGATFYTSDRDLKVGSSGYTVDDDLVETRLLDDNDEEVGVDEVGEICVRPRVPYTVFTGYLGQPEETLKTFRNMWHHSGDLGRRDADGEIFFADRKKDSLRHKGRNTSTFEVEHIARQFPGVANAAAVGVTAPELEHEEELMVVLLREPGAKVDPLDFCKFMDDKAPYFFVPRYVEIVDELPMTPTNKIQKFVLREKGVGPATWDRTAQARDWQPTKPLKKPVLSPEANQHAEVAE